In uncultured Methanobrevibacter sp., the following are encoded in one genomic region:
- a CDS encoding DUF86 domain-containing protein, whose amino-acid sequence MNEKDKRCAETIIDYCNRIDDYLNRFDDDKEIYMSDSLYKDACALVIIQMGEFANRFSDEFLEEYDGIEWGQLIGLRNVTAHNYENIIDDIIWEVMHEDVPEIKEYLEKILYN is encoded by the coding sequence ATGAACGAGAAAGATAAAAGATGTGCTGAAACAATAATTGACTATTGTAACCGTATTGATGATTATTTAAATCGATTTGATGATGATAAAGAAATTTACATGTCTGACAGTTTATATAAAGATGCTTGTGCATTAGTTATCATTCAAATGGGCGAATTTGCCAATAGATTTTCAGATGAATTCCTCGAGGAATATGATGGAATTGAATGGGGCCAATTAATTGGTTTGAGAAATGTCACAGCTCACAATTATGAAAACATAATTGATGACATCATTTGGGAAGTTATGCATGAAGATGTCCCAGAAATTAAAGAATATTTGGAAAAGATTCTTTATAATTAA
- a CDS encoding NAD(P)H-dependent oxidoreductase, with protein sequence MDNMLNRTPKVHIVYCHPSEKSITNTIKQGYIDGLEEINIPYTITDLYGSNFNSDITEEEYLRENNNIPFPLAEDVIIEQEKINNADILTFIFPLFWMDAPSKLVGYFARVFTKGFKYDYDDCKSVSMNTMIHTNFLISAGSNYDDLEKDGKVNALETIFIKDRLAGKTKDATMYFFEKTTYLKEKELHNRKNYFNLAKNIAKETIS encoded by the coding sequence ATGGATAATATGTTAAACAGAACTCCTAAAGTGCATATAGTATATTGTCATCCTAGTGAAAAATCAATCACAAATACTATTAAACAGGGATATATTGATGGATTGGAAGAAATAAATATCCCATACACCATCACAGATTTATATGGATCTAATTTTAATTCAGATATTACTGAAGAGGAATATTTAAGAGAAAATAATAATATTCCATTTCCTTTAGCTGAAGATGTGATTATTGAACAGGAAAAAATTAATAATGCTGATATCTTGACATTCATATTCCCGTTATTTTGGATGGATGCGCCTTCAAAATTGGTTGGTTATTTTGCAAGAGTATTTACAAAGGGATTTAAATATGATTATGATGACTGCAAATCAGTATCAATGAATACAATGATTCATACAAACTTCCTGATTAGTGCCGGTAGTAATTACGATGATTTGGAAAAAGACGGCAAAGTAAATGCATTGGAAACAATATTTATAAAAGATAGGTTAGCCGGAAAAACTAAAGATGCCACCATGTATTTTTTTGAAAAAACAACATATCTAAAAGAAAAGGAATTGCATAACCGGAAAAATTATTTTAATTTAGCAAAAAATATTGCTAAAGAGACTATTAGTTAA
- a CDS encoding multidrug efflux SMR transporter has product MNNVMYLLLAILFETSATTLLKFSEDFSKFLPTIASIILYILSFYCLSTCLKTIPIGITYAIWSGLGIVLVTVVGIIAFKQTPDWAAILGILLIILGVGVLNLFSKMTIH; this is encoded by the coding sequence ATGAACAATGTGATGTATCTTTTACTTGCAATCTTATTTGAAACAAGTGCCACAACCCTATTAAAATTCTCTGAGGATTTTAGTAAATTTTTACCAACCATAGCATCAATCATATTATACATTCTCTCATTTTATTGCCTCAGCACTTGCTTAAAAACCATCCCAATAGGTATTACTTATGCTATTTGGTCAGGATTAGGAATAGTACTTGTGACAGTTGTAGGCATTATTGCATTCAAACAGACCCCAGACTGGGCTGCCATTCTAGGAATTTTACTCATCATCTTAGGTGTGGGAGTGTTAAATTTATTCTCAAAAATGACTATTCACTAA
- a CDS encoding zeta toxin family protein, producing the protein MKNRLPEVIVFAGPNGSGKTTITRMAKTVGVYINADDIKKSNSCSDLEAALKAEELREFMIEKNKDFTFETVLSTDRNLKLLKKAKEKGYFLRCIYVLTSNPEINKIRVDIRESMGGHSVPEEKIKSRYYKALDLIPELVEICDIVHIYDNTNVPFRIFKKRKDVYFHWENKYWSFSDIEKLTGIKDYEN; encoded by the coding sequence ATGAAAAATAGACTTCCGGAAGTTATTGTTTTTGCAGGTCCGAATGGTAGTGGAAAAACTACCATAACTCGTATGGCTAAAACTGTTGGAGTTTACATCAATGCTGATGATATAAAAAAATCTAATTCCTGCAGTGATTTGGAGGCTGCCTTGAAAGCCGAAGAACTTAGGGAGTTCATGATTGAGAAAAATAAAGATTTCACATTTGAAACAGTACTTTCCACAGATAGAAATCTTAAATTATTAAAAAAAGCTAAAGAAAAGGGATATTTTTTAAGATGTATTTATGTTCTCACATCAAATCCTGAAATTAATAAAATCCGTGTTGATATTAGAGAATCAATGGGTGGGCACTCTGTTCCTGAAGAAAAAATCAAATCAAGATATTACAAGGCACTGGATTTGATTCCAGAATTGGTTGAAATATGTGATATTGTCCATATCTATGATAATACCAATGTTCCATTTAGAATATTTAAGAAAAGAAAAGATGTTTATTTCCATTGGGAAAACAAGTATTGGAGTTTTTCAGACATTGAAAAACTTACTGGAATAAAAGATTATGAAAATTGA
- a CDS encoding STAS domain-containing protein has protein sequence MNNLINFEGIEIDQELLERTNPIFNTARMTLFQLAAAGHDDAKDIAQKLNLTREDTQDSKTVKADEDDLFINSVVMEVRYFTNGKIAKESGFTEVDLPCGFTPRAIEFAKSGKKFVGMDLPATINEVEPAIMSLLDEEQKKLVNFEGVDATNYQSLKSAFDKIEGEVCITTEGLLMYLTDSEMDVLCDNIKKILAEHGGYWITLDPEMSLLYLLIVKSFYGERTREIMWQSKYRIDDKSDANAIENTITISVRGDVQENMKNAMNYIKSKGFKLERLPYADHVPEFKSLENANPKIVAQIREGFKRVCIWKIAVDESVNVDISDVGAESFNADASIDGDRLNLVLSGNLDTLSAPELLANYEKIKKDNTLNSVFIDCSKLEYVSSAGLRVLLIMQNDCEDGVIMKSCNETVIGDLSNTDIKIL, from the coding sequence ATGAATAATCTGATTAATTTTGAAGGAATAGAAATTGACCAAGAATTATTGGAAAGAACAAATCCTATATTTAACACTGCCAGAATGACTCTTTTTCAATTGGCTGCTGCAGGTCATGATGATGCCAAGGATATAGCTCAAAAGTTGAATCTTACTCGGGAAGATACACAAGATAGTAAAACAGTTAAGGCCGATGAAGATGACCTTTTCATTAACAGTGTGGTTATGGAAGTAAGATATTTTACTAATGGAAAAATAGCTAAAGAATCAGGTTTTACTGAAGTTGACTTGCCATGTGGTTTCACACCTAGAGCCATTGAATTTGCAAAAAGTGGCAAGAAATTTGTTGGAATGGATCTTCCCGCAACCATTAATGAAGTTGAACCTGCTATTATGTCACTTCTAGATGAAGAACAGAAAAAACTTGTTAATTTCGAGGGTGTAGACGCAACTAATTATCAATCGCTTAAGTCTGCATTTGATAAGATTGAGGGGGAGGTATGTATAACAACAGAAGGACTCCTAATGTATCTTACAGATTCCGAGATGGATGTCCTGTGTGACAATATTAAAAAGATTCTTGCAGAGCATGGTGGATATTGGATTACTCTTGACCCTGAGATGTCTCTTCTCTACCTTTTGATAGTAAAATCATTCTATGGGGAGCGAACACGGGAGATTATGTGGCAGTCTAAGTATAGAATAGATGACAAATCTGATGCAAATGCTATAGAAAATACAATAACCATTAGCGTCCGAGGTGATGTTCAGGAAAATATGAAGAATGCAATGAATTATATTAAATCCAAGGGATTTAAGTTGGAGAGGCTTCCGTATGCTGACCATGTGCCCGAATTTAAAAGTTTAGAAAATGCAAATCCTAAGATTGTAGCTCAGATTAGGGAAGGTTTTAAGAGAGTATGTATCTGGAAGATTGCAGTTGATGAATCAGTTAATGTTGACATTTCTGATGTCGGGGCAGAGTCATTTAATGCGGATGCATCAATTGATGGTGACAGGCTTAATTTGGTTTTGTCAGGAAATCTTGATACATTGAGTGCACCTGAGCTTCTTGCTAATTATGAGAAGATTAAGAAAGATAATACTCTCAACAGTGTGTTTATTGACTGTTCTAAACTAGAATATGTGTCCTCTGCAGGGCTGCGTGTTCTTCTTATTATGCAAAATGACTGTGAGGATGGGGTTATAATGAAGTCATGTAATGAAACTGTTATTGGAGATTTATCAAATACTGATATAAAGATACTGTAA
- a CDS encoding phosphatase PAP2 family protein has product MFETVFYFPWEVSLIIFLQSTLPGFVLGFFEVIAEVVSKNVLALLFILIYLTYNKDWGKFTLLSLGVAGVCCDFVKVTVARLRPYAAVDTIKCIRADVADQNPLDFKIQGYSFPSGHTMMATNLFLAIPIYVRNIQYISIGLVGVFIVALSRVGLGVHFPTDTIAGFIIALAIILILSRIYDKIENRTYLYLAICALSLVGVLFCPEISYIKYVALALGISLGFLVEEKYVNFENPKSRRDAIVRLVGAVILFVLLFVLIPKFAGNTDLVKCIVHSLCTFIMLAIYPLAFKKIDRDG; this is encoded by the coding sequence ATGTTTGAAACAGTTTTTTATTTTCCGTGGGAAGTTTCTTTGATAATATTTCTACAAAGTACTCTTCCAGGTTTCGTATTAGGTTTCTTTGAAGTTATTGCAGAGGTGGTCTCTAAAAACGTCCTTGCATTGTTATTCATTTTAATCTATTTGACATATAACAAGGATTGGGGTAAATTTACATTGCTTTCGTTGGGCGTGGCTGGTGTGTGCTGCGATTTTGTCAAGGTGACAGTTGCACGTTTAAGGCCATATGCCGCTGTTGATACAATCAAGTGCATTCGTGCCGATGTGGCTGACCAGAATCCTCTTGACTTTAAAATCCAGGGATATTCGTTTCCAAGCGGACATACGATGATGGCAACCAACCTGTTTTTGGCAATTCCAATATACGTCAGGAATATCCAATATATATCTATTGGATTGGTTGGAGTTTTTATTGTTGCTCTTTCAAGGGTCGGATTAGGCGTTCACTTTCCGACTGATACTATTGCAGGATTCATCATTGCTTTGGCGATAATTTTAATATTGTCTCGTATTTATGACAAGATTGAAAATAGGACATATCTTTATTTGGCTATTTGCGCTCTGTCTTTGGTTGGTGTATTGTTCTGTCCTGAAATAAGTTATATTAAGTATGTGGCATTGGCTTTGGGAATTTCATTAGGTTTTCTTGTTGAGGAAAAATATGTAAACTTCGAAAATCCTAAAAGCAGAAGGGATGCAATAGTTAGGCTTGTTGGAGCAGTCATATTGTTTGTATTGCTTTTTGTCTTAATCCCGAAATTTGCAGGCAATACCGACCTGGTTAAATGTATTGTGCATTCTTTATGTACTTTCATAATGCTCGCCATATATCCTTTAGCTTTTAAAAAGATTGATAGGGATGGATGA
- a CDS encoding DUF4405 domain-containing protein, whose translation MNIEYGDDLLKKITVDILMGIAIILEFVSLPILIHEIIGIGLVFLIILHINFNKNYFKAIPKGKYTLKRTIDLIINIGLLISLSITIISGICSSQKSLRNLTIGKYKISHIHKSSSIISLIFLGLHLLTTRKKLFSEIKKLH comes from the coding sequence ATGAATATTGAATATGGGGATGATTTGTTGAAAAAAATTACTGTAGACATTTTAATGGGTATTGCAATCATATTGGAATTTGTCAGCCTTCCTATTTTAATTCATGAAATAATTGGAATTGGACTGGTATTCTTAATTATATTGCATATAAATTTCAATAAAAACTATTTTAAAGCAATACCTAAAGGAAAATACACTCTTAAAAGAACCATAGATCTTATCATAAACATTGGGTTGTTGATTTCTTTATCGATAACTATAATTTCCGGCATCTGTTCCAGCCAAAAATCATTGAGAAATTTGACAATTGGTAAATATAAAATTTCACATATTCATAAATCCTCTTCGATTATCAGCCTAATATTTTTAGGACTGCATTTGCTGACAACTCGTAAAAAATTATTTAGCGAAATTAAAAAATTACATTGA
- a CDS encoding C1 family peptidase, whose amino-acid sequence MSAINDNITDLSQDTDNAIAQEKISTGNDDSSLKEIENNEILKTDSENTTLKTLVGGNTFADIQTVIDSAASGDTLELNGLYKGSGTPVIIDKNNLTIVGNDAILDAQGQSRIFNITGTGIILKNIGFINGNATDKGGAIYWYGVNGTVNDCNFANNKATQMGGAIYWYGSNGTINNSNFINNTAEKYCGGAIQWDTNSANGTVNGCNFTNNIGTQRGGAVYCQAKNGTINNSIFINNTSINGGAINWAPDALNGAVNNSIFINNTGNDGGTTYWEGKNGRMSNCEFINNIGTNGGAINWQKAYGLVSNCNFINNKATGNGGAIFWEGSNGTENNCNFTNNIAQSNGGAIYWYAYNGSISNTNFVNNTAESAGGAIYAAGSLTLNNVTFISNYAKIEGGAVGLYGNVILTCNNSDFIDNYAEAGSAIFVQKGVLNLYNADLSSKIFNRYSQIAVLANSIVYIENATFSNSNSSYSPALYLRSSKTSVINSKFINLRGNITSGAIGVRMGGDLYVKNCEFINTSSSKNAGAIFADVLYNDYDGVVTIIDTVFKDTSSGFGGAFLQLSGNLFLNNTKFINGHATYNGGSVYLSYVNGVISNCTFDSNGVDIIEGYPTYGGAILLDMGTYNISESKFFNNNASAGAAIYAYDSAYTISNSIFENNTNPIYTFFDKQSVIDETNIFINDNNISTNNTFFATIIIGEGMQLILSNNTINVTTLPTRYDSRDWRWTSSVKAQGWMGSCWTFGMTGVLESSLLKAAGITTDFSENNMQNTLLKYSIYGSPKIYEGGSNNYAVSYLLSWLGAFTQDADTYDEMGKISPLITTNQDIHVQDLMFIHNDEIPNGTHLKEAILKYGSVDVCYYGQSRYDEVSLYYNTETYAQYVDVFVTPNHDVSIVGWDDNFPKEKFLTPPPGDGAWIVKNSWGSGWGDNGYLYVSYYDQSLLPYMSGAINTAATAIIFENTVPYNKNYQYDIVWGGAFVPGGNGNISYMNVFEALDDDLIAGVGTYFNSSGVNYKVQIYVNDELRLTQEGVSPFIGYHTIKLDEYIPIKKGDIFKAVMISDAMPGVDLRETRLHYDKNISFFSYDGQTWIDCYTEDAIACLKIYTVVDDTKIINNKDISVDYNGGKYFTVKVVTAGGHAVGAGAKVTFTINKKTKTVKTDKNGIAKIKITDAPKKYTITTKYLGKTYKNTITVKHVLKTSKVTVKKTAKKFTLKATLKINGKLVKGKIIKFKFNGKTYKAKTNKKGIAQKILTKKVINKLKKGKTYTVKVTYLKDTIKTTVKVKK is encoded by the coding sequence GTGAGCGCTATAAATGATAACATTACTGATTTAAGTCAAGATACTGATAATGCAATTGCTCAAGAAAAAATTTCAACAGGAAACGATGATTCTAGCTTAAAAGAAATAGAAAATAATGAAATATTAAAAACAGACTCTGAAAATACAACATTAAAAACACTTGTTGGTGGAAATACTTTTGCTGACATTCAAACAGTAATAGATTCTGCAGCAAGTGGGGATACATTAGAACTCAATGGACTTTATAAAGGGTCAGGAACACCAGTAATAATTGATAAAAACAATTTGACAATTGTTGGAAATGATGCAATATTGGATGCACAAGGACAATCCAGAATTTTCAATATAACTGGAACAGGAATTATATTAAAAAATATAGGTTTCATAAACGGTAATGCTACTGATAAAGGTGGTGCAATCTACTGGTATGGAGTTAATGGAACTGTAAATGACTGTAACTTCGCCAACAACAAAGCAACACAAATGGGAGGTGCAATCTACTGGTATGGTTCTAATGGGACAATAAACAACTCCAATTTCATAAATAACACTGCAGAAAAATATTGTGGTGGAGCAATCCAATGGGACACCAATTCCGCCAATGGAACAGTAAATGGCTGTAACTTCACCAACAACATAGGAACACAAAGGGGAGGTGCAGTCTACTGTCAAGCAAAAAATGGAACAATAAACAACTCCATCTTCATAAACAATACATCAATCAATGGTGGTGCAATCAATTGGGCGCCTGATGCTTTAAACGGGGCTGTAAATAATAGTATTTTCATTAACAATACTGGAAACGACGGGGGCACAACTTATTGGGAAGGAAAAAATGGAAGAATGAGCAACTGTGAATTCATAAACAACATTGGAACTAATGGTGGTGCAATCAACTGGCAAAAAGCATATGGGTTGGTAAGCAACTGTAACTTCATAAACAACAAAGCAACAGGAAATGGTGGTGCAATATTCTGGGAAGGATCAAATGGAACTGAAAACAACTGTAATTTCACCAACAACATAGCACAATCCAATGGTGGTGCAATCTACTGGTACGCATATAATGGATCAATAAGCAACACCAACTTTGTCAACAACACCGCAGAATCTGCTGGTGGTGCAATATATGCTGCTGGTTCATTAACATTGAACAATGTAACTTTCATTAGCAACTATGCAAAAATAGAGGGGGGAGCTGTAGGGCTCTATGGTAATGTAATCCTTACATGTAACAATTCTGATTTTATAGACAATTATGCGGAAGCAGGTTCAGCAATATTTGTTCAGAAAGGTGTATTGAATCTTTACAATGCAGATTTAAGTTCAAAAATATTCAACAGGTATTCACAAATTGCAGTACTTGCCAACTCTATAGTTTACATAGAAAACGCTACTTTTTCAAACAGTAACTCTTCCTACTCTCCAGCATTGTATCTTAGAAGTTCCAAAACTTCAGTAATTAATTCTAAATTCATTAATTTAAGAGGTAACATTACATCAGGTGCAATAGGCGTTAGGATGGGCGGTGATTTATATGTTAAAAATTGTGAATTCATAAATACATCTTCCTCTAAAAATGCAGGTGCAATTTTTGCAGATGTTCTATACAATGATTATGATGGTGTTGTGACAATAATTGATACAGTATTTAAGGATACCAGTTCAGGATTTGGTGGAGCATTCCTTCAATTAAGCGGAAATTTATTCTTAAACAATACAAAATTCATAAACGGCCATGCAACTTATAATGGTGGATCAGTTTACCTTTCATATGTAAATGGTGTAATCAGTAATTGTACTTTTGATTCAAACGGCGTTGATATTATTGAAGGTTATCCTACCTATGGTGGTGCAATATTGTTGGATATGGGTACCTATAACATTTCAGAATCTAAATTCTTCAATAACAATGCAAGTGCTGGAGCTGCGATTTATGCATATGATTCAGCATATACTATTAGTAATTCAATTTTTGAAAACAATACAAATCCTATTTATACATTTTTTGATAAACAATCTGTTATAGATGAAACAAACATTTTCATCAATGATAACAACATCTCCACCAATAATACATTTTTTGCAACAATAATAATCGGGGAAGGCATGCAATTAATCTTGAGTAATAACACTATTAATGTCACTACTCTTCCGACCAGATATGATTCACGTGACTGGAGATGGACATCATCTGTTAAAGCCCAGGGATGGATGGGCTCCTGCTGGACGTTCGGAATGACTGGAGTCTTGGAATCATCATTATTGAAAGCTGCAGGTATCACAACTGACTTTTCAGAAAACAACATGCAGAATACCCTGTTGAAATATTCAATTTATGGTTCTCCTAAAATATATGAAGGTGGAAGCAATAATTATGCGGTAAGTTATCTGTTGAGTTGGCTTGGAGCATTTACGCAGGATGCAGATACCTATGATGAAATGGGAAAAATTTCACCCCTAATCACAACCAATCAGGACATTCATGTTCAAGATTTGATGTTCATTCATAATGATGAGATACCAAATGGCACACATCTTAAAGAAGCAATCTTGAAATACGGTTCTGTAGATGTGTGTTATTACGGACAATCCAGATATGATGAAGTAAGTCTTTATTATAATACTGAAACATATGCACAGTATGTTGATGTATTTGTAACGCCAAATCATGACGTTTCAATTGTAGGATGGGACGATAATTTCCCAAAAGAAAAGTTTTTAACACCTCCTCCTGGTGATGGTGCATGGATTGTTAAAAACAGTTGGGGTTCTGGTTGGGGAGACAATGGATATTTATATGTTTCATATTATGACCAATCACTCCTGCCGTATATGTCTGGTGCTATAAATACAGCAGCTACAGCAATCATATTTGAAAATACTGTACCTTACAATAAGAACTATCAATATGATATTGTATGGGGAGGTGCTTTTGTTCCAGGTGGTAATGGAAATATAAGTTATATGAATGTCTTTGAAGCATTGGATGATGATTTGATTGCTGGTGTTGGAACATACTTCAACAGCAGTGGTGTCAATTATAAAGTTCAGATTTATGTAAACGATGAATTGAGATTGACTCAGGAAGGAGTATCACCATTCATAGGTTACCATACTATCAAATTAGATGAATACATTCCAATCAAAAAAGGTGATATCTTTAAAGCTGTAATGATCTCAGATGCAATGCCTGGTGTTGATTTAAGAGAAACAAGGCTGCATTATGATAAGAATATTTCATTTTTCTCTTATGATGGACAGACTTGGATAGATTGTTATACTGAAGATGCAATCGCATGTTTAAAAATCTATACTGTTGTTGACGATACCAAAATCATCAACAATAAGGACATTTCAGTTGACTATAATGGTGGCAAATATTTCACTGTTAAAGTCGTAACTGCTGGCGGTCATGCTGTTGGTGCAGGTGCAAAAGTCACCTTCACAATCAACAAAAAGACAAAAACAGTAAAAACTGATAAAAACGGAATAGCTAAAATAAAAATAACCGATGCCCCTAAAAAATACACAATAACAACCAAATACTTGGGCAAAACCTACAAAAATACTATTACTGTTAAACACGTGCTTAAAACAAGTAAAGTTACTGTTAAAAAGACAGCTAAGAAATTTACCTTGAAAGCAACACTTAAAATCAATGGCAAGCTGGTTAAAGGTAAAATCATTAAATTCAAATTTAATGGTAAAACATACAAAGCTAAAACCAACAAAAAAGGTATTGCACAGAAAATTTTAACTAAAAAAGTTATCAACAAGCTTAAAAAAGGTAAAACATACACTGTTAAAGTGACTTATCTTAAAGACACTATTAAAACAACTGTTAAAGTTAAAAAGTAG
- a CDS encoding DUF4013 domain-containing protein, whose amino-acid sequence MSVGDIISDALGYPFRNVKALVIYMILGIIAAIIGGTTVLTFATSMATKGFSSFALGGVGVVGIIVFILLLFLIEGYGLDIVKFGIERRADGPGIDFGRQVSNAVKLLIVSIVYYVVPAVIIFILGLFLRDWIMTIISLILVILFALANFMAKCRLAKSDSLGEALAIGEAIGDISRVGLGKLLATVILVVIIAVIIVVLIGIIGSISDIVGDILFGIFLVYLVFFYNRAIGLLYSDA is encoded by the coding sequence ATGAGCGTAGGCGATATAATAAGTGATGCTTTAGGATATCCATTTCGTAATGTAAAAGCTTTAGTTATATATATGATTTTAGGAATAATTGCTGCAATCATCGGAGGAACAACAGTACTTACTTTTGCAACTTCTATGGCTACAAAAGGATTCTCCAGTTTTGCTCTTGGTGGTGTAGGAGTAGTTGGAATCATTGTTTTCATTCTTTTACTGTTCTTGATTGAAGGATATGGATTGGATATTGTAAAATTTGGTATTGAAAGAAGGGCTGATGGTCCGGGAATTGATTTTGGAAGACAAGTTTCAAATGCTGTCAAATTACTCATTGTCTCTATTGTTTATTACGTTGTACCAGCTGTTATCATTTTTATTTTAGGACTTTTCCTCAGAGACTGGATTATGACTATAATCAGTTTAATTTTAGTTATATTATTTGCTTTAGCAAACTTTATGGCTAAATGCAGATTAGCAAAAAGTGACAGTTTAGGTGAAGCTTTAGCTATAGGTGAAGCTATTGGAGACATATCCAGAGTAGGTCTCGGTAAACTTCTTGCAACTGTTATTCTTGTTGTAATTATAGCTGTGATTATTGTAGTTCTTATAGGCATTATTGGCAGTATAAGTGATATTGTTGGAGATATTTTATTCGGTATCTTCTTAGTTTACTTAGTATTCTTCTACAATAGAGCTATTGGTTTATTATACTCTGATGCATAA